In Stigmatopora argus isolate UIUO_Sarg chromosome 17, RoL_Sarg_1.0, whole genome shotgun sequence, the following are encoded in one genomic region:
- the nsmce4a gene encoding non-structural maintenance of chromosomes element 4 homolog A isoform X1, with protein sequence MQKKTEGRMETVRGRSSNNGEQPSSLQGSNIGSLYQDESIKMTQRRETRSKYRDLIDSVQRNREELMTPSNTQLFEVLEEADGLFENVTETSEAVLDSKVVFVAAQLNDGKVDQLREQDNSFDLFPYVDHLLSFMGFNWLESGGAENSQKGVNGYLPSDAWQTLAQRAEECFCTAPTFHYMLGSFHSEPPPPKQKVARQKKIPSKEAKRVIPVQLKKVEGTEQEATEKEVDRILSILKDSHQAYPSSQIPYYKFVIDPDSFSRSIENIFHTSFLIRDGLAKMNVDKDHLLYIAPVEDLVIDATATQRRNASILSMSPKIWRELIDVLNIKNAMIPPVITASQQCN encoded by the exons ATGCAGAAAAAGACTGAAGGAAGGATGGAGACAGTGAGAGGCCGATCCTCTAACAATGGCGAGCAACCATCAAGTCTCCAGGGGTCCAACATTGGGTCACTATACCAGGATGAATCTATCAAAATGACCCAGAGGAGGGAAACCAGGAGCAAGTACAGAGATCTCATCGATTCAGTCCAGC GTAATAGAGAAGAATTGATGACTCCTTCCAACACCCAACTTTTTGAGGTTTTGGAAGAGGCAGATGGACTTTTTGAAAATG TGACAGAGACAAGCGAAGCAGTGCTGGACTCCAAAGTCGTCTTTGTGGCCGCACAGCTTAACGATGGAAAAGTCGACCAGTTGCGAGAGCAGGACAACTCCTTTGACCTTTTTCCCTATGTCGATCACCTT CTTTCCTTCATGGGTTTCAATTGGCTGGAAAGTGGAGGGGCTGAGAATAGTCAAAAAGGAGTCAATGGTTACCTGCCCAGCGACGCCTGGCAAACACTGGCTCAAAGAGCTGAAGAATGTTTTTGTACAGCACCAACGTTCCACTACAT GTTGGGTTCCTTCCATTCTGAGCCACCCCCTCCAAAGCAAAAGGTAGCACGACAAAAGAAAATCCCAAGCAAGGAAGCAAAAAGGGTCATACCCGTTCAG CTGAAAAAGGTGGAAGGAACCGAACAGGAAGCCACAGAGAAAGAAGTGGATCGAATCCTGTCCATCCTAAAGGACAGTCATCAAGCCTATC CATCGTCCCAGATACCATATTACAAGTTTGTTATTGACCCCGACTCCTTTTCCCGCTCAATAGAGAACATTTTCCACACGTCGTTTCTCATACGG GATGGATTGGCAAAAATGAACGTGGATAAAGACCATTTGCTTTATATAG CGCCTGTGGAAGATCTGGTTATAGATGCAACGGCAACACAAAGGCGCAATGCAAGCATTCTTTCAATGAGCCCAAAGATCTGGAGG GAGCTCATAGACGTGTTGAACATCAAGAATGCAATGATTCCACCTGTCATCACAGCCAGTCAACAATGCAACTAG
- the ercc3 gene encoding general transcription and DNA repair factor IIH helicase/translocase subunit XPB, whose protein sequence is MGKKEKGDREKKSKKRSYDEEEDEEEVVSGKSQDAIPAAAGKQVDESSTKLDEYGAKDYRIQMLLKNDHSSRPLWVAPDGHIFLEAFSPVYKYAQDFLVAIAEPVCRPNHVHEYKLTAYSLYAAVSVGLQTSDIVEYLQKLSKTSVPDGIVQFIKLCTVSYGKVKLVLKRNRYFVESTFPDVIQRLLQDEKIRICRLNAPDGTEGELITEVIHSKSAISKTVDDKRGASTSQQPTDGQPVNQQVPEDIFSYYEQMDKDEEEEEETQTVSFELQQEMIEALQKRCIELEYPLLAEYDFRNDTVNPDINIDLKPTAVLRPYQEKSLRKMFGNGRARSGVIVLPCGAGKSLVGVTAACTVRKRCLVLGNSSVSVEQWKAQFKMWSTIDDSQICRFTSDAKDKPIGCSVAISTYSMLGHTTKRSWEAERVMEWMRSQEWGLIILDEVHTIPAKMFRSVLTIVQAHCKLGLTATLVREDDKIVDLNFLIGPKLYEANWMELQSNGYIAKVQCAEVWCPMSPEFYREYVAIKTKKRILLYTMNPNKFRACQFLIRFHERRNDKIIVFADNVFALKEYAIRLNKPYIYGPTSQGERMQILQNFKHNPKINTIFISKVGDTSFDLPEANVLIQISSHGGSRRQEAQRLGRVLRAKKGMVAEEYNAFFYSLVSQDTQEMAYSTKRQRFLVDQGYSFKVITQLAGMEEEDLMFSTREEQQQLLQKVLSASDLDAEEENVSGDVGTKSQFSRRPGTMSSMSGADDAVYMEYQGKSKAVSFGKGIHPLFKRFRK, encoded by the exons atggggaaaaaggaaaaaggggATCGag AGAAGAAGTCCAAAAAGCGTTCCTACgatgaggaggaagatgaagaagaggtGGTGAGTGGCAAGTCGCAGGATGCTATTCCTGCTGCAGCGGGGAAGCAAGTGGATGAATCCAGCACAAAACTGGATGAATATGGGGCCAAAGATTATCGAATTCAGATGCTTCTGAAGAATGATCACTCCTCACGACCTCTCTGGGTG GCTCCAGATGGACACATCTTTCTCGAAGCATTTTCACCAGTATATAAGTATGCCCAGGATTTTTTGGTGGCCATTGCGGAGCCAGTGTGCAGGCCAAACCACGTCCACGAGTACAAGCTAACAGCATATTCACTATATGCAGCTGTCAGTGTGGGGTTGCAGACTTCTGACATTGTGGAGTATCTTCAAAAACTCAGCAAAACCTCTGTACCCGATGGAATTGTACAGTTTATCAAG ctCTGCACTGTGAGCTACGGAAAAGTCAAGCTGGTGCTGAAGCGTAATAG GTATTTTGTCGAAAGCACCTTCCCTGACGTGATTCAGCGTCTCCTGCAGGACGAGAAGATTCGAATATGTCGCCTCAATGCTCCCGATGGCACCGAAGGCGAGCTCATTACTGAGGTCATTCACAGCAAGTCAGCG ATCTCCAAGACGGTTGACGACAAACGAGGTGCTTCTACATCCCAACAGCCTACAGATGGACAACCTGTAAACCAACAGGTCCctgaggacattttcagctACTATGAGCAGATGGAtaaggatgaggaggaggaggaagagactCAGACAGTGTCTTTTGAGCTTCAACAG GAAATGATTGAAGCACTACAAAAGCGCTGCATTGAGCTGGAATACCCGCTCCTTGCAGAGTATGACTTTAGGAATGATACCGTCAACCCGGATATAAACATAGACTTGAAACCGACAGCTGTACTGCGACCCTACCAGGAAAAAAGTCTACGCAAAATGTTTGGCAATGGACGCGCCCGCTCTGGAGTCATCGTGTTGCCCTGTG GGGCAGGCAAATCTCTAGTGGGCGTGACAGCAGCATGCACGGTACGCAAACGTTGCCTAGTGTTAGGTAACTCTTCTGTGTCCGTGGAACAGTGGAAAGCCCAGTTCAAGATGTGGTCCACTATCGATGACTCCCAAATCTGCCGCTTTACCTCGGATGCCAAGGACAAGCCTATTGGTTGTTCAGTGGCTATCAGCACCTACTCAATGTTGGGGCACACCACTAAGCGTTCCTGGGAAGCTGAGAGGGTGATGGAGTGGATGAGAAGCCAAGAATGGGGTCTCATTATTCTTGACGAGGTGCACACTATCCCAG CCAAAATGTTTCGAAGTGTCTTGACCATCGTGCAAGCACACTGCAAACTGGGACTTACTGCTACCTTAGTTCGGGAGGATGACAAGATTGTGGACCTCAACTTCCTAATTGGACCAAAGCTTTATGAAGCTAACTGGATGGAGTTGCAGAGTAATGGATACATAGCCAAAGTCCAGTGTGCGGAG GTTTGGTGCCCAATGTCTCCAGAGTTCTACAGAGAATATGTGGCCATCAAAACTAAGAAGCGAATCTTGCTCTATACCATGAATCCCAATAAGTTCCGGGCTTGCCAGTTCCTCATCCGCTTTCATGAGCGGCGCAATGACAAGATCATTGTTTTTGCTGATAACGTCTTTGCCTTGAAAGAATATGCAATTCGTCTTAACAA GCCTTACATCTATGGTCCAACTTCTCAAGGGGAACGTATGCAGATCTTGCAGAACTTCAAACACAACCCCAAGATTAACACCATTTTCATTTCCAAG GTTGGCGACACTTCATTTGACTTACCAGAAGCCAATGTTCTGATCCAAATCTCTTCTCATGGTGGGTCAAGAAGGCAGGAAGCCCAGAGACTTGGTCGAGTCTTAAGAGCCAAGAAAG GAATGGTTGCAGAAGAatacaatgcttttttttattcGCTGGTGTCTCAGGACACCCAGGAGATGGCCTATTCCACCAAAAGGCAACGGTTTTTAGTGGACCAGGGCTACAGCTTTAAG GTGATCACACAGTTGGCAGGAATGGAGGAAGAAGATTTGATGTTCTCCACCAGGGAGGAGCAACAACAGCTCCTCCAAAAGGTCTTGTCTGCATCTGATTTGGATGCTGAGGAGGAAAATGTGTCAGGGGATGTTGGAACAAAGTCACAG TTCTCAAGGCGACCAGGGACCATGAGCTCCATGTCTGGTGCAGATGACGCAGTGTATATGGAATATCAGGGCAAAAGCAAAGCGGTGTCGTTTGGCAAAGGCATTCATCCACTTTTCAAGCGATTTAGGAAGTAA
- the nsmce4a gene encoding non-structural maintenance of chromosomes element 4 homolog A isoform X2, with translation METVRGRSSNNGEQPSSLQGSNIGSLYQDESIKMTQRRETRSKYRDLIDSVQRNREELMTPSNTQLFEVLEEADGLFENVTETSEAVLDSKVVFVAAQLNDGKVDQLREQDNSFDLFPYVDHLLSFMGFNWLESGGAENSQKGVNGYLPSDAWQTLAQRAEECFCTAPTFHYMLGSFHSEPPPPKQKVARQKKIPSKEAKRVIPVQLKKVEGTEQEATEKEVDRILSILKDSHQAYPSSQIPYYKFVIDPDSFSRSIENIFHTSFLIRDGLAKMNVDKDHLLYIAPVEDLVIDATATQRRNASILSMSPKIWRELIDVLNIKNAMIPPVITASQQCN, from the exons ATGGAGACAGTGAGAGGCCGATCCTCTAACAATGGCGAGCAACCATCAAGTCTCCAGGGGTCCAACATTGGGTCACTATACCAGGATGAATCTATCAAAATGACCCAGAGGAGGGAAACCAGGAGCAAGTACAGAGATCTCATCGATTCAGTCCAGC GTAATAGAGAAGAATTGATGACTCCTTCCAACACCCAACTTTTTGAGGTTTTGGAAGAGGCAGATGGACTTTTTGAAAATG TGACAGAGACAAGCGAAGCAGTGCTGGACTCCAAAGTCGTCTTTGTGGCCGCACAGCTTAACGATGGAAAAGTCGACCAGTTGCGAGAGCAGGACAACTCCTTTGACCTTTTTCCCTATGTCGATCACCTT CTTTCCTTCATGGGTTTCAATTGGCTGGAAAGTGGAGGGGCTGAGAATAGTCAAAAAGGAGTCAATGGTTACCTGCCCAGCGACGCCTGGCAAACACTGGCTCAAAGAGCTGAAGAATGTTTTTGTACAGCACCAACGTTCCACTACAT GTTGGGTTCCTTCCATTCTGAGCCACCCCCTCCAAAGCAAAAGGTAGCACGACAAAAGAAAATCCCAAGCAAGGAAGCAAAAAGGGTCATACCCGTTCAG CTGAAAAAGGTGGAAGGAACCGAACAGGAAGCCACAGAGAAAGAAGTGGATCGAATCCTGTCCATCCTAAAGGACAGTCATCAAGCCTATC CATCGTCCCAGATACCATATTACAAGTTTGTTATTGACCCCGACTCCTTTTCCCGCTCAATAGAGAACATTTTCCACACGTCGTTTCTCATACGG GATGGATTGGCAAAAATGAACGTGGATAAAGACCATTTGCTTTATATAG CGCCTGTGGAAGATCTGGTTATAGATGCAACGGCAACACAAAGGCGCAATGCAAGCATTCTTTCAATGAGCCCAAAGATCTGGAGG GAGCTCATAGACGTGTTGAACATCAAGAATGCAATGATTCCACCTGTCATCACAGCCAGTCAACAATGCAACTAG